One segment of Leptospiraceae bacterium DNA contains the following:
- a CDS encoding DUF1564 family protein — protein MIVFQNSNEILLDTIDDRYQTVSTLLIPESLMPSFLFLVKNHGEGSVSLYLRNLLVMYRILTHSGMIPNPITVKTEYQEEGQNLCRVGFRPANSDWIELGELALAFGKSRCWLFTFLLKLDIMGLWYLLAQAEMIFAVPTFPNLELQSFWTLQRNRQNFARNYHVKV, from the coding sequence ATGATAGTATTTCAAAACTCAAATGAAATTTTGCTCGATACGATTGATGACAGATATCAAACTGTCTCAACTCTACTGATTCCCGAAAGCTTGATGCCGAGCTTCCTGTTTTTGGTTAAAAACCACGGTGAAGGTAGCGTAAGTTTATATCTACGAAACCTCCTTGTTATGTACAGAATTTTAACTCATTCTGGAATGATTCCGAATCCTATTACTGTGAAAACGGAATACCAAGAAGAAGGTCAAAATCTTTGTCGCGTTGGCTTTCGCCCCGCAAACTCGGATTGGATAGAACTCGGAGAATTAGCTCTAGCATTTGGAAAATCTCGCTGTTGGTTGTTTACCTTTTTGCTCAAGCTGGATATCATGGGGTTGTGGTATCTTCTCGCTCAAGCTGAAATGATCTTCGCAGTTCCAACATTCCCCAACCTAGAACTACAAAGTTTTTGGACTTTGCAGCGCAACCGACAGAACTTTGCACGGAACTACCATGTAAAAGTTTAG
- a CDS encoding 4Fe-4S cluster-binding domain-containing protein, whose amino-acid sequence MIAKVNEIFYSLSGEGVSQGIPTVFIRLAGCSLRCGLDGTRKLWCDTGYALSDQAGKEMSLEEVLETVESYSATPTQILLTGGEPLEGEKKFFCAEFAKMVSLKRHNSIFAFTRVETNGKENIQDLKHMVFSIDYKLPGSGMESEMNRNNFHFIKDRNNPLDEVKFVIRDRIDFERSLEVIQEFKLNQNLIYSSVYKDLKPAVLADWLKENNILGAKFSIQLHKYLWGEVKGV is encoded by the coding sequence ATGATAGCAAAAGTGAATGAGATTTTTTACTCCCTCTCTGGCGAAGGTGTTTCCCAAGGAATTCCGACTGTATTTATACGATTGGCGGGTTGCTCGCTACGTTGTGGGTTGGACGGAACACGAAAACTTTGGTGTGATACTGGTTACGCCCTTTCAGATCAAGCTGGTAAAGAAATGAGTCTCGAAGAGGTTCTGGAAACGGTAGAATCCTATAGCGCGACACCAACACAAATTCTTTTAACAGGTGGTGAACCTCTGGAAGGAGAAAAGAAATTTTTTTGTGCTGAATTTGCAAAAATGGTTTCATTAAAGAGACATAATTCTATATTTGCTTTTACGCGAGTTGAGACAAATGGAAAGGAAAACATACAAGATTTGAAGCATATGGTATTTTCAATAGACTATAAATTGCCAGGTTCGGGCATGGAATCAGAAATGAACCGAAATAATTTCCATTTCATCAAGGATCGTAACAATCCACTCGATGAAGTGAAATTTGTCATTCGGGATCGTATAGATTTTGAACGAAGTTTGGAAGTAATTCAAGAATTTAAACTAAATCAAAATTTAATTTACTCTTCCGTCTACAAAGACTTAAAACCTGCCGTTCTTGCTGACTGGTTAAAAGAAAACAATATTCTAGGAGCAAAATTTTCGATTCAGCTTCATAAATATCTTTGGGGCGAGGTAAAGGGCGTTTAA
- a CDS encoding DEAD/DEAH box helicase family protein: MDSLVQFTLDFEKTRPNEVKGEILYLKSHPEYGFGQIKAMSEDRITLFFPSSFREIEINQNDPDICYIESNLRSLSNFESRPYEMFLSLKALELKLTHAFDKLSSLSNSRTRLLPHQIESTYIVVNSLKPRFILADEVGLGKTIEAALIMKELIFRNAYKRVLIVTPSPLLVQWKQELKNKFNEDFTIIKRKNFVADNENNWQNFNHVITSIDFIKNPRYAEDILKKKWDIVIFDEAHRLRRDYSKITRAYLFAEKVSKKCECLLLLTATPFRGKLEELFYLMHLVDPNILGPYHTFINDYVVGNKSDLKEKISKVLLRRRKVEIGGFTKRFAKTVKIDLSEQERQFYEETTEYVRREYNLAMNTKNRAIGFVMIVFQKLLDSSHIALLSALTRRKFLIESRMHKFKLKVEELDDWDLDETEDVEDFISGLDDSAHVELQNVRRELLSLNRLIMLGKSIKEDRKSMKLKETLARLRKEGQKKFIIFTQFRSTQDYLYSILDDFKVILFHGSLSADGKEEAIQKFKEDYEILICTEAGGEGRNLQFSNVLFNYDLPWSPLKIEQRIGRIHRFGQKKDVYIFNFASKDTVAERILEVLTNKIKLFEESIGTSDALLGTIEDELDFNSGFMKFITGCKTKEEIELEMDLRIKVAEQGFNKLNALVTPKLIDFNLQDYYDHTLSERQFNNSHLEDFVVAFAKHFSQECGSEISLTPENQRLYTIKTGKEIKTGTFHSEDALQNDSLEFLAFGHPLVEKSIQYFLESKSGFSKMYFSIPGYESKVMFVFLVEFQFSLKRTEMFYFEYDFSLDIVSELTAIPNQIQENSSQVNSHHGENLRVETAFIRCYEKLVSKVELRKDELVKNTISIFKKEEYKIEVTSQKVIRQLQEKLNRQEAQEKWDPRPERKSVINRTKNEIMKVREDYEREMRKIRNGSTIHFRIELFQTYIGN, encoded by the coding sequence ATGGATTCTCTGGTTCAATTTACACTAGACTTCGAAAAAACTCGTCCAAACGAAGTAAAAGGAGAAATTTTATACCTCAAGTCCCATCCAGAATACGGATTCGGACAAATTAAAGCTATGAGCGAAGACAGGATAACTTTATTTTTCCCCTCTTCCTTTCGAGAAATAGAAATAAATCAAAATGATCCAGATATTTGTTACATAGAGTCAAATTTAAGATCACTTTCAAACTTTGAATCTCGTCCTTATGAAATGTTTCTTTCTTTAAAAGCACTCGAACTTAAATTAACTCATGCGTTTGACAAATTATCTTCTCTTTCCAATTCAAGAACCAGACTACTACCGCATCAAATTGAATCTACTTATATTGTAGTTAATAGTTTGAAACCGCGATTCATTTTAGCAGATGAAGTAGGACTAGGTAAAACAATTGAAGCCGCTTTGATCATGAAGGAATTAATTTTTAGAAATGCTTACAAACGCGTACTCATTGTTACCCCTTCTCCTTTACTCGTTCAGTGGAAACAAGAATTAAAGAATAAATTCAATGAAGATTTTACAATTATCAAACGAAAAAATTTCGTCGCTGACAACGAAAACAATTGGCAAAACTTCAACCATGTAATCACTTCTATAGACTTTATTAAAAATCCACGTTATGCGGAAGATATTTTAAAGAAAAAATGGGACATTGTGATTTTCGACGAAGCACATAGACTAAGAAGAGATTATTCCAAAATTACTCGTGCCTATTTATTTGCAGAAAAAGTATCTAAAAAATGTGAATGCCTTCTACTATTAACCGCCACCCCGTTTCGTGGAAAATTAGAAGAATTATTCTATTTAATGCATTTAGTAGATCCAAATATTTTAGGTCCCTATCATACTTTTATAAATGACTATGTAGTAGGTAATAAGTCCGACTTAAAAGAAAAAATCTCCAAAGTATTACTCAGAAGACGAAAAGTAGAAATAGGTGGATTTACAAAACGATTTGCTAAAACAGTCAAAATAGACCTCTCCGAACAAGAACGTCAATTCTATGAGGAAACTACTGAGTATGTGCGACGAGAATACAACCTCGCCATGAACACCAAAAACAGAGCGATCGGGTTTGTAATGATAGTGTTTCAAAAACTTTTGGATTCGTCTCATATTGCATTACTTTCCGCATTAACCCGTAGAAAATTCTTAATTGAATCTAGAATGCATAAGTTCAAATTAAAAGTAGAAGAGTTAGATGACTGGGACTTAGACGAAACAGAAGATGTAGAGGATTTTATTTCTGGACTAGATGATTCAGCTCATGTTGAGTTACAAAACGTTAGACGTGAACTATTATCATTAAATCGACTAATCATGTTAGGAAAATCTATCAAAGAAGATAGAAAGTCCATGAAATTAAAAGAAACTCTAGCTCGATTAAGGAAAGAAGGTCAAAAAAAATTCATCATATTCACTCAGTTCAGAAGTACTCAAGATTATCTTTATAGTATTTTAGATGACTTCAAAGTAATTTTATTTCATGGTTCTCTCTCGGCAGACGGAAAAGAAGAAGCAATTCAAAAATTCAAAGAAGACTATGAAATTTTAATTTGCACTGAAGCAGGCGGGGAAGGAAGAAATTTACAATTTTCTAATGTATTGTTTAATTACGATTTACCTTGGAGTCCATTAAAAATCGAGCAGAGGATTGGTCGTATTCACCGCTTTGGTCAAAAAAAGGATGTTTACATTTTTAATTTTGCGAGTAAAGATACTGTAGCAGAAAGAATTTTAGAAGTATTAACCAATAAAATCAAACTATTTGAAGAATCAATTGGAACTTCAGATGCGTTACTCGGTACAATTGAAGATGAACTTGATTTCAATTCTGGTTTCATGAAATTTATCACTGGTTGCAAAACCAAAGAAGAAATCGAACTCGAAATGGATCTCAGAATTAAAGTCGCGGAACAAGGATTCAATAAACTAAATGCTTTAGTTACTCCTAAATTGATTGATTTTAACTTGCAGGATTATTATGATCATACTCTCAGCGAGAGGCAATTCAATAATAGCCACTTGGAAGATTTCGTAGTAGCTTTTGCAAAACATTTTTCACAAGAATGTGGTTCAGAAATTTCACTAACTCCTGAAAATCAAAGACTCTATACAATCAAAACTGGAAAGGAAATAAAAACAGGAACGTTTCATTCGGAAGATGCATTACAAAATGACTCACTTGAATTTTTGGCATTCGGACATCCGTTAGTAGAAAAATCTATCCAATACTTTTTAGAATCCAAAAGTGGATTTTCAAAAATGTATTTTTCTATTCCAGGTTACGAGTCCAAAGTAATGTTCGTATTTTTAGTTGAATTTCAATTTAGTCTAAAACGTACCGAGATGTTTTATTTTGAGTATGATTTTTCATTAGATATAGTATCTGAATTAACCGCAATCCCTAATCAAATCCAAGAAAATTCTTCTCAGGTAAATTCTCACCATGGAGAAAATTTAAGAGTAGAAACTGCATTTATTCGATGTTATGAAAAACTAGTTTCAAAAGTGGAACTCAGAAAAGACGAATTAGTAAAAAACACAATTTCTATTTTCAAAAAAGAAGAATATAAAATTGAAGTCACCAGCCAAAAAGTAATCCGTCAACTCCAAGAAAAACTAAACCGCCAAGAAGCCCAAGAAAAATGGGATCCACGTCCTGAACGCAAATCGGTTATTAACCGCACAAAAAATGAAATAATGAAAGTTAGGGAAGATTACGAAAGGGAAATGCGAAAAATCCGAAATGGAAGTACAATTCATTTTCGAATTGAATTGTTTCAAACCTATATAGGAAACTAA
- a CDS encoding sugar transferase translates to MRQILTLTLTILAILVFAPLLILIAVCIYLEDRGDIFFLQERIGFREIPFLVYKFRTMRDGEVTRVGAILRRTGLDELTQLFNILAGDMNIVGPRPLTKYDIDRLGWRQYKYIKRFSVKPGLTGLAQIYGGRGARISKCFEFSYLQLQSFWMDLRIILITFIVNIFGKTRVRKFLWEKIHSRRRNPNWSKWLKYFKKNALARVRESIEPVSNLPEEKLIALRRSLAIFQLGESGEGRIAKQIDSVNIFGVNEVYRQCLKLFVKEEGKHARVLAVMVRSIGGKILQHNWTESLFSFGRRLLGIRLKLLVLLAAEAVSVVFYKVFIRELPLSGMRAALIEITRDEEFHLRFHQEFFKLRLNSFFSKLSFKLAWRGVTLLAFIVVILDHRKSLSVFGVSFLRTFEDYFKVVRGVEEEVCSSKKEKAYNLSSLRISMN, encoded by the coding sequence ATGAGACAAATACTAACACTTACTTTGACGATTTTAGCAATTCTAGTTTTCGCGCCGCTCTTGATTTTGATTGCGGTATGTATTTACTTGGAAGATAGGGGGGATATTTTCTTTTTGCAAGAAAGAATTGGGTTTAGGGAAATTCCTTTTCTGGTTTACAAATTTAGAACGATGAGAGATGGCGAGGTTACACGTGTCGGTGCGATTCTTAGGCGAACGGGACTTGATGAACTAACCCAGTTATTTAATATATTAGCTGGTGATATGAATATCGTGGGACCTCGACCACTAACGAAATATGATATTGATAGACTCGGTTGGAGACAATACAAATATATAAAACGATTTAGTGTTAAACCGGGATTAACCGGTCTAGCACAAATTTATGGAGGTAGGGGAGCGCGAATTTCAAAGTGCTTTGAGTTTTCCTATTTACAATTGCAAAGTTTTTGGATGGATCTGCGGATTATACTAATTACCTTCATAGTAAATATTTTTGGAAAAACAAGAGTTCGTAAATTTCTTTGGGAAAAAATTCATTCACGCCGAAGAAATCCAAATTGGAGTAAATGGTTAAAATATTTTAAAAAAAATGCCTTAGCGCGAGTAAGAGAATCAATTGAGCCTGTTTCAAACCTTCCCGAAGAAAAGCTAATCGCACTTCGCCGCTCTCTAGCAATTTTTCAACTCGGAGAGTCGGGAGAAGGCCGAATCGCAAAACAAATCGACTCAGTAAATATCTTTGGAGTCAATGAAGTCTATCGGCAGTGTTTAAAACTATTTGTCAAAGAAGAAGGTAAACACGCTCGAGTTCTTGCGGTAATGGTGCGTAGTATCGGTGGAAAAATTTTACAGCACAACTGGACAGAAAGCCTATTTAGTTTTGGTCGTAGGTTACTCGGAATTAGACTCAAACTTTTAGTTTTACTTGCCGCCGAGGCTGTTAGCGTTGTATTTTATAAAGTATTTATCCGAGAGCTTCCTCTTTCTGGAATGCGCGCTGCCTTAATTGAAATCACTCGCGACGAAGAATTTCATTTGCGATTTCATCAGGAATTTTTCAAACTCAGGCTAAATTCTTTTTTTTCCAAACTTAGCTTTAAACTAGCATGGCGTGGCGTAACACTATTAGCCTTCATCGTCGTAATTTTAGATCATCGAAAATCACTTTCGGTATTTGGTGTTTCTTTTCTACGAACTTTCGAAGACTATTTCAAAGTCGTTCGGGGCGTCGAAGAAGAAGTTTGTAGCTCTAAGAAGGAAAAAGCTTACAACCTTAGTTCTCTCAGGATTTCTATGAATTGA